In Chitinophaga sp. HK235, a single window of DNA contains:
- the dnaE gene encoding DNA polymerase III subunit alpha, with protein sequence MIFSHLHVHTQFSLLDGAADIKSLYKKAMASNQPALAITDHGNMFGAFQFVAEAYNNKLNPGDPKDKRLKVKPIVGCEFYLVENRHKRAFTREEKDIRYHQVLLAKDDEGYRNLIKLCSLGYMEGLYGKYPRIDKELILQYHKGLIATTCCLGASVPKTILRKGEEEGEKEFKWWLDIFGDDFYVEMQRHGIPEQDQVNHVLLKYAQKYNVKIIASNDSHYVDQADANAHDILLCINTGEKKSTPTNKEFSDDEVASKNTRFAFYNDQFYFKTTEEMSALFHDLPQAIDNTNEIVDKVQLLDLKRDILLPNFPIPKEFFTQDQYLRHLTYEGARTRYTEMTADVEERINFELQVIENMGFAGYFLIVSDFIKAGRDLGVFIGPGRGSAAGSAVAYCIGITNIDPIKYNLLFERFLNPDRKSMPDIDTDFDDEGRQKVIDYVVQKYGRNQVAQIITYGTMAAKMSIKDVARVMDLPLIDSNGLAKLVPDKPGIQLDRIFNAPLDGEKSLADKEGLAGEDIENVKRLRELIKGQDLQGEVLREACVLEGSVRNTGIHAAGIIIAPQDLYDLIPVSTARDSDLLVTQFEGSIIESAGVIKMDFLGLKTLTIIKGALELIRMNHGVDINIDEIPLDDAKTYELYQKGETNATFQFESPGMQKYLRELKPDRFDDLIAMNALYRPGPLEYIPSFIRRKHGLEPVTFDLPDMEEHLKETYGICVYQEQVMLLSQKLANFSRGDADILRKAMGKKQIAVLNKMKAQFMEGCSTHGYDLKVCEKVWTDWEAFASYAFNKSHATCYAFVAYQTAYLKAHYPSEYMAAVLNCASNIEKITFFMEECKRMGIDVLPPDVNESLKGFAVNKKGQIRFGLGGLKGVGEAAVENLLEERKKEGTFKTVFDFIKRVNQRAVNKKSLEALIMSGAFDCFPEFHRAQYFHKPDTEPLNGLDKIVKFGQQVSAGSSNIGSLFGAEDMPDVEPPKIPNCDPWPLIMKLNNERDITGIYISGHPLDDYRFELKHYNMNQVQELVEYQAEISTPGSSGGRSRERNFRLAVYVTNAQERISRNNRQFGIMTIEDYTGKFEFALWSEDFIRFAPYLKPGLCLFINGGFKSKRFNDNEYEFKVSSIQLLQEVKKTHTKQVFLATAPKQLKRETVDFLVENINRYPGSSVLHLQLTDRDNNLQVKLHTFNRNIEMNDELAHFLRKQPDIDVYIETINK encoded by the coding sequence ATGATCTTTTCCCACTTACACGTACATACGCAGTTTTCATTACTGGATGGTGCAGCCGATATCAAGTCGCTGTACAAGAAAGCCATGGCTTCCAATCAGCCAGCACTGGCAATCACAGACCATGGAAACATGTTTGGTGCTTTCCAGTTTGTGGCAGAAGCGTACAACAATAAACTGAATCCCGGTGATCCGAAAGATAAAAGACTGAAAGTAAAACCCATCGTTGGTTGTGAGTTTTATCTGGTGGAAAACCGCCATAAGCGTGCCTTTACACGGGAAGAAAAAGATATCCGTTATCACCAGGTATTGCTGGCCAAAGATGATGAAGGTTACCGCAACCTTATCAAACTTTGTTCACTCGGATATATGGAAGGACTTTACGGTAAATACCCACGTATCGATAAAGAACTGATATTACAATACCATAAAGGCCTGATCGCCACCACCTGCTGTCTGGGTGCTTCCGTTCCCAAAACCATTCTGCGTAAGGGAGAAGAAGAAGGCGAAAAGGAATTCAAATGGTGGCTCGACATTTTCGGCGATGACTTCTACGTGGAAATGCAGCGGCACGGCATTCCGGAGCAGGACCAGGTAAACCATGTACTGCTGAAGTATGCACAGAAATATAATGTGAAGATCATCGCGTCCAACGACTCCCACTATGTAGACCAGGCAGATGCCAACGCACACGACATCCTGCTCTGTATCAACACCGGTGAGAAGAAAAGCACTCCTACCAATAAGGAGTTCTCTGATGATGAGGTGGCTTCCAAAAACACACGCTTCGCTTTCTACAACGACCAGTTCTATTTCAAGACCACAGAGGAAATGTCGGCATTGTTCCATGACCTCCCACAGGCCATAGACAATACCAATGAGATTGTAGACAAAGTACAGCTGTTGGATCTCAAACGAGATATCCTGCTGCCCAACTTCCCTATTCCAAAGGAGTTTTTCACGCAGGATCAGTACCTGCGCCACCTCACCTATGAGGGAGCACGTACCCGCTACACCGAGATGACGGCCGATGTAGAAGAACGTATCAACTTTGAGCTGCAGGTAATCGAAAACATGGGATTTGCCGGTTACTTCCTGATCGTATCCGACTTCATTAAAGCCGGCCGCGATCTGGGTGTATTTATCGGCCCGGGACGTGGATCTGCCGCAGGCTCTGCCGTGGCATATTGTATCGGCATCACCAATATCGACCCCATCAAATACAACCTGCTGTTCGAACGTTTCCTCAACCCGGACCGTAAGAGCATGCCCGATATTGATACGGACTTCGATGATGAAGGCCGTCAGAAAGTAATAGACTATGTAGTACAGAAATATGGCCGCAACCAGGTAGCACAGATCATTACCTACGGTACCATGGCCGCCAAAATGAGTATCAAGGACGTAGCCCGCGTAATGGACCTGCCCCTGATAGATTCCAATGGCCTGGCCAAACTGGTACCCGACAAACCCGGTATCCAGCTGGACCGTATCTTCAACGCCCCCCTCGATGGAGAGAAAAGTCTCGCCGACAAGGAAGGCCTCGCCGGCGAAGATATTGAAAACGTAAAGCGGCTTCGGGAGCTGATCAAAGGCCAGGACCTGCAAGGTGAAGTGCTCCGTGAAGCCTGTGTACTGGAAGGTTCCGTAAGGAACACCGGTATCCACGCCGCCGGTATCATCATTGCCCCGCAAGACCTCTACGACCTGATACCCGTATCCACCGCCAGAGACTCTGACCTGCTCGTTACCCAGTTTGAAGGCAGTATCATCGAATCTGCCGGCGTAATCAAGATGGACTTCCTGGGATTAAAAACCCTGACCATCATCAAAGGTGCGCTGGAGCTGATCCGTATGAACCATGGCGTGGACATAAATATCGACGAGATTCCGCTGGACGATGCCAAAACCTACGAACTGTACCAGAAAGGCGAAACCAACGCCACGTTCCAGTTCGAGTCGCCCGGTATGCAGAAATACCTCCGTGAGTTGAAGCCCGACCGTTTCGACGATCTCATCGCCATGAACGCCTTGTACCGTCCGGGCCCACTCGAGTACATACCGTCCTTCATTCGTCGTAAACACGGACTGGAGCCGGTAACCTTCGACCTTCCTGACATGGAAGAACACCTGAAAGAAACCTACGGTATCTGCGTATACCAGGAACAGGTAATGTTGCTCAGTCAGAAACTGGCCAACTTCTCCCGTGGAGACGCGGACATCCTCCGTAAGGCGATGGGTAAAAAACAGATCGCGGTACTGAACAAGATGAAGGCGCAATTCATGGAAGGTTGCTCCACCCATGGCTACGATCTGAAAGTCTGCGAAAAAGTATGGACTGACTGGGAAGCCTTCGCTTCTTATGCGTTCAACAAATCGCACGCTACCTGCTACGCTTTTGTGGCATATCAGACCGCCTATCTCAAAGCCCACTACCCTTCTGAATACATGGCGGCTGTACTGAACTGCGCCAGCAACATTGAGAAGATCACCTTCTTCATGGAAGAGTGTAAACGGATGGGCATCGACGTATTACCGCCGGATGTGAACGAATCCCTCAAAGGTTTCGCGGTGAACAAAAAAGGGCAGATCCGTTTTGGCCTTGGTGGCCTGAAAGGTGTGGGTGAAGCTGCCGTAGAAAACCTCCTGGAAGAAAGGAAAAAGGAAGGCACTTTCAAAACAGTATTCGACTTTATCAAACGCGTTAACCAACGCGCTGTTAATAAAAAATCACTCGAGGCCCTGATCATGTCCGGCGCCTTCGACTGTTTCCCAGAGTTCCACCGGGCTCAGTATTTCCATAAACCGGACACTGAACCCTTGAACGGACTTGATAAAATCGTGAAGTTCGGTCAACAGGTTTCTGCCGGCTCTTCCAATATCGGCAGCCTCTTCGGAGCCGAAGATATGCCCGATGTAGAGCCTCCTAAAATACCCAACTGCGACCCATGGCCCCTGATCATGAAGCTCAACAACGAAAGGGATATCACTGGTATCTATATCTCCGGCCATCCGCTGGACGATTACCGTTTTGAGCTGAAACATTATAACATGAATCAGGTGCAGGAACTGGTGGAGTATCAGGCTGAAATCAGTACCCCTGGCAGCTCCGGCGGCCGTTCCCGCGAAAGAAATTTTCGTCTGGCCGTATATGTTACCAACGCTCAGGAAAGGATTTCCCGCAACAACCGGCAGTTTGGTATTATGACCATAGAAGACTACACCGGCAAATTTGAATTTGCCCTGTGGAGTGAAGACTTCATCCGGTTTGCACCATATCTTAAACCCGGCCTCTGCCTGTTCATCAACGGCGGCTTTAAGTCCAAACGCTTTAACGACAACGAATATGAGTTTAAGGTAAGCAGCATACAGCTGCTCCAGGAAGTGAAAAAAACACATACCAAACAGGTATTCCTGGCTACTGCGCCCAAACAGCTGAAACGCGAAACGGTAGACTTTCTGGTAGAGAATATCAACCGTTACCCGGGCAGCAGCGTACTGCACCTGCAGCTCACCGACCGGGACAATAACCTGCAGGTGAAACTGCATACCTTCAACAGAAATATAGAGATGAATGACGAGTTGGCGCATTTCCTGCGAAAACAACCGGATATCGATGTCTATATCGAAACAATCAATAAGTAA
- the trxA gene encoding thioredoxin, with translation MALEFTDANFQTEVLNSDKLSVVDFWAEWCGPCRAIGPVIEELSKDYDGKVNIGKVNVDHNPQISIDYGITSIPAILFIKDGQVVDKQIGAVPRSVLEKKIQANL, from the coding sequence ATGGCTTTAGAATTCACAGACGCGAACTTTCAGACGGAAGTACTGAACTCCGATAAATTATCTGTAGTTGACTTTTGGGCAGAATGGTGTGGACCTTGCCGCGCTATCGGACCAGTAATTGAAGAACTGTCTAAAGATTATGATGGTAAAGTAAACATCGGTAAAGTGAACGTAGACCATAACCCGCAGATTTCCATCGATTATGGTATCACCAGCATCCCAGCCATTCTTTTCATCAAAGATGGTCAGGTAGTAGACAAACAGATAGGCGCAGTTCCTAGATCTGTTCTCGAGAAAAAAATACAGGCTAACCTGTAA
- a CDS encoding M43 family zinc metalloprotease, which translates to MRHTFIILFTLLYSLSTVGQRKCGTAIALQQRVLEHPGLQQVIDANEKKLLQLQQRRMMRVQAEATPQQVNIPVVVHIVLDNPDLVTDAQVMSQIAVLNNDYNAANPDISQVPPVWQPIIGNSRINYCLAQRTPGDEPTTGIVRVTTAPGRSFDISGGSPDVKYDKYGGSDAWDTQKYLNIWVTRLSGNYLGVAAPPGLGYPSEQEGVVVLYTAFGTTGSVGRVYNLGRTTTHEIGHFFGLVHIWGDDNGACTRDDGIADTPLQGDNTYGCPSFPKTDNCSPNFPGIMFMNYMDYTDDACMHLFTAGQVGRMRDVLENTTRSLMSSNGCTPVILPANDAALITVSGADGKRCDNRILPLVTLRNKGTNPLTSVRILYRLNNGTLVNYDWQGNLPSLQSATVTLPSSQVPVGSYNLQAYTQLPNGQPDANVANDTVASKFHYDAEAQLPFEEGFEQDSFPPPGWDLYNPDRSFTWERDRNVGSHSKASVLVRNKGYNVNDQIDDLITPVIDAQGRDSVFLFFDVAAAVYSDPDMTGNIWDTLQVLVTKDCHQTWNIAYNKWGKNLITHPTALQTEFVPAASEWRRDSVDITALVGKDKFQVAFRNISNSENNIYIDNIRIVSKDINPDLRKAGVLVNPNPTDGLVWISFYEIPTDLLQVSIYNAAGQLIATQPGNAVGRNNRMTFNLVNEPNGVYFVKLIYRNRANTIKLMKVR; encoded by the coding sequence TTGCGCCACACTTTTATTATCCTGTTTACCTTACTCTACAGCCTCTCCACTGTCGGCCAGCGGAAATGCGGAACAGCGATCGCATTGCAGCAGCGGGTCCTCGAACATCCCGGCCTGCAGCAGGTGATTGATGCCAATGAAAAAAAACTTTTGCAATTACAGCAACGACGCATGATGCGGGTGCAGGCAGAAGCCACTCCCCAGCAAGTGAACATCCCCGTAGTAGTGCATATTGTTCTCGACAACCCCGATCTGGTGACCGATGCTCAGGTAATGTCCCAGATAGCAGTACTCAACAACGATTATAATGCTGCCAATCCGGATATCAGCCAGGTACCGCCTGTATGGCAGCCTATCATCGGCAATTCGCGGATCAACTATTGCCTCGCCCAGCGTACACCCGGCGACGAGCCCACCACCGGCATTGTGCGGGTAACAACCGCACCTGGCCGCAGCTTTGACATCAGTGGCGGCAGCCCCGACGTGAAATACGATAAATACGGCGGTTCCGATGCCTGGGACACGCAGAAATACCTCAACATCTGGGTGACACGCCTCTCTGGCAATTACCTCGGTGTGGCCGCCCCTCCCGGACTGGGTTATCCCTCCGAACAGGAAGGTGTGGTAGTATTATACACTGCCTTCGGGACCACCGGCAGCGTAGGCCGTGTCTACAACCTCGGACGCACCACCACCCACGAAATAGGCCACTTTTTCGGCCTCGTTCATATCTGGGGCGATGACAACGGTGCCTGCACCAGAGATGACGGCATCGCGGATACGCCCCTGCAGGGCGATAACACCTATGGTTGTCCGTCTTTTCCAAAAACCGACAACTGCAGCCCCAACTTCCCGGGCATCATGTTCATGAACTACATGGACTATACCGATGATGCCTGTATGCATCTTTTTACAGCCGGACAGGTGGGCAGAATGCGCGATGTGCTGGAAAACACCACCCGCAGCCTGATGTCTTCCAATGGATGCACCCCCGTAATACTGCCGGCAAATGATGCAGCGCTGATAACCGTCAGCGGTGCGGATGGTAAACGTTGCGATAACCGTATCCTGCCATTGGTTACGCTGCGCAACAAAGGCACCAACCCGCTCACGTCAGTACGTATCCTGTACCGGCTGAACAACGGCACTCTCGTCAACTACGACTGGCAGGGCAATCTGCCCAGTTTGCAGAGTGCTACCGTTACACTCCCGTCTTCACAGGTCCCCGTCGGAAGCTATAACCTCCAGGCCTATACGCAATTGCCCAACGGACAGCCTGATGCCAATGTGGCCAATGATACCGTGGCCAGCAAATTCCATTATGATGCGGAGGCACAACTGCCTTTTGAAGAAGGATTTGAGCAGGACAGTTTCCCTCCTCCGGGCTGGGATCTGTACAACCCCGACCGCAGCTTCACCTGGGAGCGTGACCGGAACGTGGGCAGCCACAGCAAAGCCTCTGTGCTGGTGCGTAACAAAGGGTATAACGTCAATGATCAGATCGATGATCTGATCACGCCGGTGATCGACGCGCAGGGCCGCGACTCTGTTTTCCTCTTCTTTGATGTGGCAGCAGCCGTGTATTCCGATCCTGATATGACCGGTAATATATGGGACACGCTACAGGTGCTGGTTACCAAAGACTGTCATCAGACCTGGAACATTGCTTACAATAAATGGGGTAAAAACCTGATCACTCATCCAACTGCATTGCAGACTGAATTTGTACCTGCTGCCAGCGAATGGCGACGCGATTCGGTAGACATAACAGCGCTGGTGGGTAAAGATAAGTTCCAGGTAGCTTTCAGAAATATCTCAAACTCAGAGAATAATATTTATATTGATAATATAAGAATTGTCAGTAAAGACATCAATCCTGATCTACGGAAAGCCGGCGTGCTGGTGAATCCGAACCCTACAGACGGCCTGGTATGGATTTCTTTCTACGAGATCCCCACTGATCTGTTGCAGGTAAGTATCTATAACGCCGCCGGTCAGCTGATAGCCACACAACCGGGCAATGCCGTGGGGCGCAACAACCGGATGACCTTTAATTTGGTAAATGAGCCAAATGGTGTTTATTTTGTAAAATTAATTTACAGGAACAGGGCCAACACCATTAAATTAATGAAAGTAAGATGA
- the mqnE gene encoding aminofutalosine synthase MqnE, with protein MTMRQDYPAVQTLLQQATLDTSLKSIAEKILRKERITPEDGLTLFEKGDIGFLGALANHVRERMHGDKTYFNRNFHIEPTNVCVFTCHFCSYSRLYKNREEGWELSIDQMLDIVKKYDNQPVTEVHIVGGVHPKMQLDFFVELIQKIKAHRPDLHIKGFTAVELDYMFRKAKVSLEEGMRILNEAGLQSMPGGGAEIFHPDVRAKICHDKVDGDGWLAIHRAAHNRGMTTNATMLYGHIETYAHRIDHMERLRQLQDETHGFNTFIPLKFRNKGNDMSDIPETSIVEDLKLYAIARLYMDNFPHLKAYWPMLGRNTAQLTLSFGVNDLDGTIDDTTKIYSMAGAEEQNPSMNTAQLAHLIKQAGRIPVERDTVYNEIKDYTDVVFSEEELLTK; from the coding sequence ATGACGATGAGACAAGATTACCCGGCAGTTCAAACGCTTCTTCAGCAAGCCACACTGGATACTTCCCTGAAGAGCATTGCAGAAAAAATTCTCCGCAAGGAAAGAATTACGCCCGAGGATGGGCTGACCTTATTTGAGAAAGGTGATATCGGCTTTTTAGGCGCACTGGCCAACCACGTTCGGGAACGTATGCACGGTGACAAGACTTACTTCAACCGTAACTTTCATATTGAGCCTACCAACGTTTGTGTTTTCACCTGCCATTTCTGCTCCTACTCCCGCCTGTATAAAAACAGGGAAGAAGGATGGGAACTCAGTATAGACCAGATGCTGGACATCGTGAAAAAATACGACAACCAGCCTGTTACGGAAGTACATATTGTGGGTGGCGTACATCCTAAAATGCAGCTCGATTTCTTTGTAGAGCTGATCCAAAAAATCAAGGCACACCGCCCCGACCTCCATATCAAAGGGTTTACCGCTGTAGAGCTGGATTATATGTTCCGCAAAGCCAAGGTAAGTCTCGAAGAAGGTATGCGTATCCTCAACGAAGCAGGCCTGCAATCCATGCCTGGTGGCGGTGCAGAGATATTCCATCCTGATGTGCGTGCCAAAATATGCCACGACAAGGTAGATGGCGACGGATGGCTGGCCATCCACCGCGCTGCCCATAACCGGGGTATGACCACCAACGCTACCATGCTCTACGGCCACATAGAAACCTATGCTCACCGTATCGATCATATGGAGCGGTTGCGTCAGCTGCAGGATGAAACACATGGTTTCAATACCTTCATCCCGCTGAAATTCAGAAATAAAGGCAACGACATGTCCGATATTCCGGAAACTTCTATCGTGGAAGACCTGAAACTGTATGCCATAGCACGACTGTACATGGATAACTTCCCCCACCTGAAAGCCTACTGGCCGATGTTGGGAAGAAACACCGCCCAGCTGACACTTTCCTTCGGGGTAAACGATCTCGATGGTACCATCGACGATACCACCAAGATATACAGCATGGCAGGAGCCGAAGAACAAAATCCTTCCATGAACACTGCTCAGCTGGCCCACCTTATCAAACAGGCCGGCAGAATACCTGTAGAAAGGGATACTGTATACAACGAAATAAAAGACTATACCGACGTTGTTTTTTCTGAAGAGGAATTACTGACCAAATAA